CAGCTCGTGGACGACGGCGTCCGCCAACGTCAGCCCTCCACCGTGCGTAGGACGACCTCGCGCTCCGCCTCGCCGCGGATGAGGCCCAGGGCGATCCCTGAGTCCTCGGCGGCGTCGAGGGCGGCGTGCAGGTCGTCGATCGAGGCGACCGGGCTGCCGGCGGCGGCGACGATCAGGTCGCCCGCCTGGACGCCCGCGACAGCCGCGGGGCCGCCGTGCTGCACCTCGCGCACGAGCAGACCGTCGCGCTCGGACAGGCCGACGGCGCGGCGCATCCGCCGGGCGGCCCGGCTCGAGACGACGCCGACGCCGAGCGTGCGCCGCACGGGCGCCTCGCCGCGGGCGAGCTCCTCGGCGCGCACGCGCAGGTCGGCGTCGGCGGTGAGGGCGAGCACGAGCCCGCCGTCGAGGCGGACCGAGCTCAGGCCGACGAGGCGGCCGCTCGCGTCCACCAGCGGCCCGCCGGCCGACCCCCGGGCGACCGCGGCGGTGTGCTCGACCGATCCGGCGATGCGGCGGCCGCGCGGCCCGCGGAACGAGCGGCCGAGGGCGGACACCGCGCCGGAGGTGACCCGCAGCGCCCCGTCGCCCAGGCGGGCGAGCGCGAAGACGGGCGTCCCCAGCTCGGCCGGCCCGTCGCGCCAATCGACCGCCGGGGCATCGCCCGTCTCGACGGCGATGACGGCCAGGTCGCCGGCCGCGTCGATCGCCGCCGGCCGGCCGGTCGCGCGGCGGCCGTCGGCGAAGGTGACGGCGGCCTCGTCGCGGCGGACGGCGTGGGCGCAGGTGAGCACCCGGTCCTGCGCGATCACGACCCCCGACGCCGGCCGCCAGCCGAACCGGAGGCCGACGACCGCGGGCCCGGCCGTCGCGGCGGCGGTCGCCGTCGCCTGCTGCAGCTCCTCGAGCACGTCCATGCGCTGTGCGCTCCCTCGGTAGTGAATAGCAATCTGCAAGTTACTCCTCGAAAGCGGCCCCCGCAACATCGATACGATGGGCGCGTGGAAGGCTCCGAGACCGCGTCGCCCCTGGCCGAGGCCATGGCCCTGGTCGGCGACCGCTGGACGCTCCCGGTCGTCGAGGCGCTGCTCGAAGGGCCGCGCCGCTTCGGCGAGCTGGTCGAGCGGCTGCCCGGGATCGCGCCCAACATCCTCACCGACCGCCTGCGCAGCCTCGAGCGGGACGGGCTGCTGGTCGCCCGGCCCTACTCGCACCGGCCGCCGCGCTCGACCTACGAGCTCACCGACGACGGCCGCGAGCTGGCCGGCGCCGTCCGCCTGCTGAGCGAGTGGGGCGCGCGCCACGGCGGTCAGGAGCCGGCCCGACACGCGGCCTGCGGCACGCCGCTCGAGGTGCGCTGGTACTGCCCCACCTGCGAGCAGGCCGTCGACGAGGCCGCCGAGGGGCTGCACTACGCGTGATCACGCTCGACGACGTCCACGCCGCCGCCGCCCGCCTCGAAGGCGTCGCCCACCGCACGCCCGTGCTGCGGTCGCGCACCCTCGACGCCCGCACCGGCGCGAGCGTGCACCTGAAGGCCGAGTGCCTGCAGCGCGGCGGCGCGTTCAAGTTCCGGGGCGCCTACAACATGATCTCCTCGCTGCCGGAGGAGGCTCGCCGCCGCGGCGTCGTCGCCTACTCGTCGGGCAACCACGCCCAGGCCGTCGCGATCGCCGCCGGCATGCTCGGCTCGAAGGCCACCATCCTGATGCCCGCCGACACGCCTCCCGCCAAGATGGAGGCGACCCGGGGCTACGGGGCCGAGGTCGTGACGTACGACCGCTACGCCGAGGACCGCGAGGCGCTCGGCGCCGCCCTGGCCGAGGAGCGCGGCCTCGAGCTCGTGCCGCCCTACGAGCACCCCGCCGTCATGGCCGGGCAGGGCACGGCCGCGCTCGAGCTGCTCGCCGAGGTGCCCGACCTCGACCTGCTGCTCGTCCCGGTCGGCGGCGGCGGCCTGATCGCCGGCTGCTCGACCGCGGCGAAGGCCCTGCGCGGGGACATCCGCGTCGTCGGCGTCGAGCCGGAGGCCGGCGACGACACGCGCCGGTCGCTTCAGGCCGGCGAGCGGGTGCGGATCGAGACGCCGCGCACGATCGCGGACGGCCAGCAGGCCGACATCCCGGGCCGGCTCACGTTCGAGGTGAACCGGCAGCGGGTCGACGCAATCGAGCTCGTCGCCGACGCCGAGATCCTGGCCGGGATGGCGTTCCTGTTCGACCGGATGAAGCTCGTCGCCGAGCCCAGCGGGGCGTCGGCGTTCTCCGCCCTGCTGGCCGGCCGGATCGAGGCCGCCGGCGCTCGCGTCGGCGTGGTCATCTCGGGCGGGAACGTCGGCGTCGCCCGCTTCTGCGAGCTGCTGGGCCGCCCGGCTGCATGAGCGCCTCCGGGCGCGACCCGCGCGAGGCCGAGGCCGAACGGCTCGGGCCCGGCCCGCCGATCGCGCCATCGGGCCTGCGCCGGATGCTCGGGCTGGCCACGATCGATTACGGGCCGCTGCGGCGCCGGCGCGACTTCCGCCTGCTCTTCATCGGCCAGGCCGTCTCGCTCTTCGGGTCGGAGATCACCTACGTCGCGCTGCCCTACCAGGCCTATCACCTGACCGGCTCGTCGCTGGTCGTCGGCCTCCTGAGCCTGGCGGAGCTGGTGCCGCTGCTCTGCGCCGCGTTCATCGGCGGCGCGCTGGCCGACGCGTTCGACCGCCGCCGGATGATGCAGCTCACCGAGCTCTCGTTCGCCGTCGCCTCGCTGATGCTGGTGGCGAACGCGCTGCTGCCCCATCCGCACGTGTGGGTGCTGTTCGCCGTAGCGGTGGTACAGGCGACGCTGAACGGCCTCCAGCGGCCGTCGCTCGACGCGCTCACCCCGCGGCTGGTCGAGCGCGACGAGCTGATGGCGGCCGGCGCCCTCACGTCGTTTCGGATGACGCTCGGCGGGATCGCGGGGCCGGCCCTGGGCGGCGTGCTGATCGCGACCGTCGGCCTGGCGTCGACGTACGCCGTCGACACGGCCACCTTCGTCGTCTCCCTCGCCGCCCTGCGCATGATGCGCGCGGTGCCGCCTCCGCCGGAGGCCGCGCCGCCCAGCCTGCGCCGCATCGCCGAGGGGGTGCGCTATGCCGGCTCCCGCCAGGACCTGATGGGGACGTACATCGTCGACATCGTGGCGATGTTCTTCGGCATGCCCATGGCGCTCTTCCCGGCGGCCGCGACCCATCTCGGCGGGCCGGGGGTGCTGGGCCTGCTGTACGCGGCGCCCGCGGTCGGGTCGCTGGTCGCGACCGTGACGAGCGGGTGGACGGCCCACGTCCACCGCCACGGCGCCGCCGTCTGCATCGCCGCCGCCGGGTGGGGCGCCGGCATCGTCGTCTTCGGCCTCGCCCCGAACCTCGGGGTGGCGCTGCTCGGGCTCGTCATCGCGGGCGGCGCGGACATGGTGTCGGGCATCTTCCGCACGACGATCTGGAACCAGACGATCCCCGACCACCTGCGCGGGCGGTTGGCCGGGATCGAGCAGGTCAGCTACTCGACGGGGCCGCTGCTCGGGAACGTGGAGTCGGGGGTGGTCGCCTCGCTCGTCAGCCTGCGCGCCTCGATCGTCTCCGGCGGGGTGCTGTGCATCGCCGGCGTCGCACTCGCGGCGCTCGCGCTGCCGGCGTTCTGGCGCTACGACGCCCGTGAATAACCGGTGCCAGGCACCCGGATATTCAGGCGGTGGGCGCCGGGGCGGGCGCGGGCGTCCGCTCGATGCCGGCGATCCGGTAGGCGTCGATCTCGTCGAGCGTCTCGCGCTCGAGCAACGCCCGGGCGAGCGCCTCGAGCTGGTCACGGTGGGCCTCGAGCTGGGCGAGCGCCACCCGCTCGCACTCCTCCAGGATCCGCCGCACCTCCTCGTCGACGAGCTCGCGGGTGTGCTCCGACGCGTCGCCCGCGCCGGGGAAGAGCGTCGGCTCGTCGTTCGGGCCGGGCAGCACCGAGACCGGCCCGATCCGCTCCGACATGCCCCACCGCCCGGCCATCTGCCGGGCGATCCGGGTCGCCTGCTCGAGGTCTGACTCGGCGCCCGTCGTCATGTCGCCGTAGATCAGCTGCTCCGCCGCCCGGCCCCCGAGCGCGCCGACCAGGCGGCCGCGCAGGTACTCGGCGGTGTAGCCGTAGCGGTCGGCCGCCGGGCTCTGGAACGTCACCCCCAGGGCACGGCCGCGGGGGATGATCGAGATCTTGCGCACGGGGTCGGCGCCGGGCTGGAGCATGCCGAGCAGCGCGTGCCCCGACTCGTGGTAGGCGGTGCGCTCCCGTTCCTCCGCCGAGAGCACGATCCGCCGCTCGGCGCCGAGCACGATCCGCTCCAGCGAGTCGGTGAAGTCGGGCATCTGCACCTGGTCGTGCGACCGCCGCGCGGCCGTCAGCGCCGCCTCGTTCACGAGGTTCCGCAGGTCGGCGCCGACCATCCCCGGGGTCGACGAGGCGAGCGCGTCGAGGTCGACGTCGCCGGCCAGCGGGACGCCGCGCGTGTGCACCTCGAGGATCAGCCGCCGCCCGGTCTGGTCGGGCGGGTTCACGGTCACCCGGCGGTCGAACCGGCCCGGTCGCAGGAGCGCCCGGTCGAGCACCTCGGGGCGGTTCGTCGAGGCGATCACGATGACGCCTTCGGTGCCGGAGAAGCCGTCCATCTCGGTCAGGATCTGGTTCAGCGTCTGCTCGCGCTCGTCGTGGCCGCCGATCGTGGCCGACCCGCCGCGGGAGCGGCCGATGGCGTCGAGCTCGTCGATGAAGACGATGGCGGGCGCCGTCGCCTTGGCCTGGACGAACAGGTCGCGCACCCGGCTCGCGCCGACGCCGACGATCGCCTCGACGAACTCGGACGCCGAGATCGAGTAGAAGGGCACGCCCGCCTCGCCGGCGACCGCCCGGGCGAGCAGCGTCTTGCCCGTCCCCGGCGGCCCGGACAGGAGGACACCCTTCGGCACCGTCGCCCCCAGGCGGGTGTAGCGCTCCGGGTTGCGCAGGAAGTCGACCACCTCGACGAGCTCGTCCTCGGCCTCGTCGATGCCGGCCACGTCCTCGAACGTGACCCGCTTCGTGGACTCGTCCGGCTCGTAGAGCTGTGCCCGGGAGCGGCCGAACGCGCCGAGCGCGCCTCCGGCGCCTGCCCGCTGGGCACGGCGGAAGATGAACACGAAGAGGCCCACGATCAGGAGCGTCGGCGCGAAGCTGATCAGGAGCGACTCCCACAGCGGCGTGCCCGTCTCTATCGGATGGGCATTGATGACCACGTGCTCGTCCTCGAGCAGCCCGAGCAGCGAGTCGTCGGCGAAGGCGGGCCGCTCGGTCTGGAACCGGGTCGACGCCTTGCCGCCGGTGTCCGGCGGCTTGACCGCCTTCTTGAACTCCCCCTGGATCGTGTCGCCCGTCGAGGTGACCTCGGAGACGTTGCCCGCCGACACCTGCTCGCGGAAGTAGCTGTAGGGCACCGACTCGCGCGAGGGGTTGTGCGAGACGAGCCCGGCGATCACGTAGTTGGCGACCAGCAGCGCGAGCAGAACCAGCCAGAAGCGGCGACCGCCGGGCATGCGCGCCGGTGGCTTGGGCGGGTGCTTCGGCTCCGGTACTCCCTCGACCCGGAACCCGCGGTGATGGTGCCCGGGCGCCGGCGTGCCTGCGGGCTTTTCGGCCATGGGCCGAGTGTACCGCCGGTCAGCGGCCCGGCGGCCGGGCGACACCGACGGGTGCCGCCCGCCGCGGGGCCGGGGGTGCGCGTACGAGGGTCATGGACGCAGCTGCTGGGGTCGGAGCCGGGGCACGACGCGCCGCGCGAACGAGACGGGCCGCAACCCTCGTGGCCGCGGCTCGACCGGCGGCCGGTGCTGGGCGGCCGGGCCTAGGTCGGGCTGGCGGTAGCCGCGCGAGAGCTCGATGCGGACCTGTGGGTGGATTCCGATCATGATGTTTCACCTCCTTTCGACCAACGCGTCTGTGACATAACGAAACATGCACGCATGCAGCGGCCTCCCGTCAGGGTGGTTACGTAACGGAGAAGTCCTCGAGCCCGTCGCCGAACGCCCACTGAGGGGCGTCCTACGGCGTCACGTGAAGCGGCGTGAGCGGCTGGGACTCAGGCGGAGAACGAGGCCTTACGGCCCGTAAATCCACAGCCGACCGGCTTGGGGGACGCCGCGGGCGCGAGGATGATATCCGTGGTCTTCGTCATCTTCGCCCTCCCTTCGGGTCGCGGTGCCGGGCCAACTTTCGCCGTGAGCATACACGCGCGCGCGTAGGCCGTCAAGGCGAATTTACATTATGACGTTAAGCAACGTCTGACCTCGTCGTCGCTCGTCGTCGAGAAGTCCTCGTACCATCCGCCCACCGACCGGAACCCCTTCGGGGCGAACGGGCACACCACCTCGTCCGCCTCGGCCTCGAGCGAGCGGCACGTCTCGGCCGCCGCCACCGGCACCGCCACGACGACGCATGCGGGGCCCGCCGACCGCACCGCGCGGACGGCCGCGCGCATGCTCGCGCCGGTCGCCAGGCCGTCGTCGACGAGCACGACGGTGCGGCCCGCGAGCGGCAGCGGCGGGCGGTCGCCGCGGTAGGCGCGCTCGCGCCGGTCGAGCTCGACCCGCTCCGCCGCGATCACCTCGGCCACCAGAGCCGGGGGCACCGAGATCTCCGCTACGACGCCCTCGTTCACGACCACGACACCGCCCGTCGCGATCGCGCCCATCGCCAGCTCGGGCTCGCCGGGCACCCCCAGCTTGCGGACGCAGAACACGTCGAGCGGCGCGGTGAGCGCCCGCGCCACCTCGGCGGCGACGGGCACGCCGCCGCGGGGCAGCCCCAGCACGACGACGTCGGCGCGGCCCGCATACGCGGCCAGGTGCCCGGCGAGCTGGACGCCCGCGTCGGTGCGGTCGAGATACGGCCGCGGCCCGTCGGCCGCGGCGGTCACCGCGCCGGCGCGGCGGCCCGGGGCGGCGCGCTTGCCAGCGTGCCCATCTCGGCGGCCTGCTCGGAGGAGAGCGTGGCCAGCGGCGCCCGGACGTCGAGCTCGATCGGCACGCCGCGGGCGCGCAGCGCCGCCTTGAGCGCACCCTGGAACGGGAAGCGCTCGACCGCCCCGCGCAGGGCCTCGAGGCGCTCGGCGCCGGCCGCGTCGGGGTTGGCGACGACCTCGGCCACGGTCTCGGGGAAGGCCGACGCGAGCCCGGAAACCGCGCCGGCAGCGCCGGCCGCCAGCGCCCGCGGGATCAGCTTCTCGGCGCCGACGTAGACCGGCAGCCCGAGGCCGAGGTACGGCTCGACGCGGTCGAACGGCGCCTCGGAGACCTTGAGGCCGGCCACGTTCTCGACCCGCTCGCGCACGCGCTCGACGACCGGGACGGGGAGCGGGTAGCCGCTGCGGGCGGCGAAGGCGTAGAGGTAGAACGGCGTCGGCGCGCAGGCGGCGGCCGCCGCCACGAAGTGCTCGACCAGGGCGGCGTCGGCCAGCTGGAAGTACGGCGGCGGGATGACGGCGATGCCGTCGGCGCCGATCCCGGCGGCGTGCGCGGCCAGGGCGGTCGTGTCTCCGGTGCTCTGCGCGCCGCAGTGCACGATCAGCTTGCCGGCCCGCGCCTCGCGGAACCGCTCGGCGACGGTCTTTCGCTCCTCCATCCCGAGCAGCACACCCTCGCCGGTCGTGCCGAGGGCGAAGATGCCGTCGACGCCGCCTTCGACCAGGAAGCGCGCCAGCGGGTCGATCGCGCCCTCGTCCACGCGCGCGCCGCCGTCGCGAAGCGGCGTCACCGAGGCGGCGAGGAGCAGCGGAGCCATCTGCGCACGATCCTAGATGAAACGTGCCGGGTAGGATCACGCTCGTGGAGACGCCGCCCCGCACCGCGGACCTCGTGGTGATCGGCGGAGGCATCGTCGGCGCCGCCACCGCGTTCTACGCCGCTCGCGCAGGCATCCGCTCGGTGCTGATCGAGTCGCGGCCGGCGCTGTGCACCCTGACGACGCCCGTCTCGACCGGCGCGTTCCGGCTCCAGTTCTCCACCGAGGAGGAGCTGCGGCTGGTCGAGGAGACGGTCGCGCTCTTCCAGAACTTCGCCGACGTGACGGGCCAGGCCGAGTACGACCCGGCGATCCGCGCCCAGGGCTACCTGTGGCTCACCCGCTCGCCCGAGCGGGCCGCCGAGCAGCGCGAGCTGGTCGCCCGCCAGCACGGCTGGGGCGTGACCGACATCGAGCTCCTCGACGGCGACGAGGTGCGCCGCCGGTTCCCCTACGTCGCCCCGGAGGTGCTCCAGGCCCGGTTCCGGGCCGGCGACGGGTTCATCGACACGCGCGCCGTGACGATGGGCTTCGCGAAGGCGTCAGGGGCGACCGTGGTGACCGGCTGCCGCGCCGAGGGCTTCGACATCGCCGGCGGCCGGCTGCGCGGCGTGCGGACGTCGGCCGGGACGATCGAGACCAACCGCGCCGTGATCGCCTGCGGGCCGCTCTCGGGCGGCGTGGCGGCCTGGGCCGGCGTCGACCTGCCCATCGCGACGCTGCGGCGGCACAAGCTCGTCATGCCGGACGTGCCCGAGGTGCCCGCGGGCGCGCC
The genomic region above belongs to Gaiellales bacterium and contains:
- the ftsH gene encoding ATP-dependent zinc metalloprotease FtsH; amino-acid sequence: MAEKPAGTPAPGHHHRGFRVEGVPEPKHPPKPPARMPGGRRFWLVLLALLVANYVIAGLVSHNPSRESVPYSYFREQVSAGNVSEVTSTGDTIQGEFKKAVKPPDTGGKASTRFQTERPAFADDSLLGLLEDEHVVINAHPIETGTPLWESLLISFAPTLLIVGLFVFIFRRAQRAGAGGALGAFGRSRAQLYEPDESTKRVTFEDVAGIDEAEDELVEVVDFLRNPERYTRLGATVPKGVLLSGPPGTGKTLLARAVAGEAGVPFYSISASEFVEAIVGVGASRVRDLFVQAKATAPAIVFIDELDAIGRSRGGSATIGGHDEREQTLNQILTEMDGFSGTEGVIVIASTNRPEVLDRALLRPGRFDRRVTVNPPDQTGRRLILEVHTRGVPLAGDVDLDALASSTPGMVGADLRNLVNEAALTAARRSHDQVQMPDFTDSLERIVLGAERRIVLSAEERERTAYHESGHALLGMLQPGADPVRKISIIPRGRALGVTFQSPAADRYGYTAEYLRGRLVGALGGRAAEQLIYGDMTTGAESDLEQATRIARQMAGRWGMSERIGPVSVLPGPNDEPTLFPGAGDASEHTRELVDEEVRRILEECERVALAQLEAHRDQLEALARALLERETLDEIDAYRIAGIERTPAPAPAPTA
- a CDS encoding phosphoribosyltransferase family protein; the protein is MTAAADGPRPYLDRTDAGVQLAGHLAAYAGRADVVVLGLPRGGVPVAAEVARALTAPLDVFCVRKLGVPGEPELAMGAIATGGVVVVNEGVVAEISVPPALVAEVIAAERVELDRRERAYRGDRPPLPLAGRTVVLVDDGLATGASMRAAVRAVRSAGPACVVVAVPVAAAETCRSLEAEADEVVCPFAPKGFRSVGGWYEDFSTTSDDEVRRCLTS
- a CDS encoding S1C family serine protease, with the protein product MDVLEELQQATATAAATAGPAVVGLRFGWRPASGVVIAQDRVLTCAHAVRRDEAAVTFADGRRATGRPAAIDAAGDLAVIAVETGDAPAVDWRDGPAELGTPVFALARLGDGALRVTSGAVSALGRSFRGPRGRRIAGSVEHTAAVARGSAGGPLVDASGRLVGLSSVRLDGGLVLALTADADLRVRAEELARGEAPVRRTLGVGVVSSRAARRMRRAVGLSERDGLLVREVQHGGPAAVAGVQAGDLIVAAAGSPVASIDDLHAALDAAEDSGIALGLIRGEAEREVVLRTVEG
- a CDS encoding pyridoxal-phosphate dependent enzyme, which codes for MITLDDVHAAAARLEGVAHRTPVLRSRTLDARTGASVHLKAECLQRGGAFKFRGAYNMISSLPEEARRRGVVAYSSGNHAQAVAIAAGMLGSKATILMPADTPPAKMEATRGYGAEVVTYDRYAEDREALGAALAEERGLELVPPYEHPAVMAGQGTAALELLAEVPDLDLLLVPVGGGGLIAGCSTAAKALRGDIRVVGVEPEAGDDTRRSLQAGERVRIETPRTIADGQQADIPGRLTFEVNRQRVDAIELVADAEILAGMAFLFDRMKLVAEPSGASAFSALLAGRIEAAGARVGVVISGGNVGVARFCELLGRPAA
- a CDS encoding MFS transporter; translated protein: MSASGRDPREAEAERLGPGPPIAPSGLRRMLGLATIDYGPLRRRRDFRLLFIGQAVSLFGSEITYVALPYQAYHLTGSSLVVGLLSLAELVPLLCAAFIGGALADAFDRRRMMQLTELSFAVASLMLVANALLPHPHVWVLFAVAVVQATLNGLQRPSLDALTPRLVERDELMAAGALTSFRMTLGGIAGPALGGVLIATVGLASTYAVDTATFVVSLAALRMMRAVPPPPEAAPPSLRRIAEGVRYAGSRQDLMGTYIVDIVAMFFGMPMALFPAAATHLGGPGVLGLLYAAPAVGSLVATVTSGWTAHVHRHGAAVCIAAAGWGAGIVVFGLAPNLGVALLGLVIAGGADMVSGIFRTTIWNQTIPDHLRGRLAGIEQVSYSTGPLLGNVESGVVASLVSLRASIVSGGVLCIAGVALAALALPAFWRYDARE
- a CDS encoding FAD-dependent oxidoreductase, which produces METPPRTADLVVIGGGIVGAATAFYAARAGIRSVLIESRPALCTLTTPVSTGAFRLQFSTEEELRLVEETVALFQNFADVTGQAEYDPAIRAQGYLWLTRSPERAAEQRELVARQHGWGVTDIELLDGDEVRRRFPYVAPEVLQARFRAGDGFIDTRAVTMGFAKASGATVVTGCRAEGFDIAGGRLRGVRTSAGTIETNRAVIACGPLSGGVAAWAGVDLPIATLRRHKLVMPDVPEVPAGAPMTIDEDSGAHWRPALRGAWLLFTDPTTPPSEPTDAVPADPAFAFELLDPASPTAVAQTAPFWADVWERNAAHWMVQAGQYTMTPDHWPLIGETAVSGLHVNTGYSGHGIMLSPAGSRRLADLLAGDLAPADNIFRPDREPRPRPPETL
- a CDS encoding helix-turn-helix domain-containing protein, whose translation is MEGSETASPLAEAMALVGDRWTLPVVEALLEGPRRFGELVERLPGIAPNILTDRLRSLERDGLLVARPYSHRPPRSTYELTDDGRELAGAVRLLSEWGARHGGQEPARHAACGTPLEVRWYCPTCEQAVDEAAEGLHYA
- a CDS encoding dihydrodipicolinate synthase family protein — encoded protein: MAPLLLAASVTPLRDGGARVDEGAIDPLARFLVEGGVDGIFALGTTGEGVLLGMEERKTVAERFREARAGKLIVHCGAQSTGDTTALAAHAAGIGADGIAVIPPPYFQLADAALVEHFVAAAAACAPTPFYLYAFAARSGYPLPVPVVERVRERVENVAGLKVSEAPFDRVEPYLGLGLPVYVGAEKLIPRALAAGAAGAVSGLASAFPETVAEVVANPDAAGAERLEALRGAVERFPFQGALKAALRARGVPIELDVRAPLATLSSEQAAEMGTLASAPPRAAAPAR